The genomic interval ATTAGAAGAAGTCGGGGAGAGTAATTCTATGGGATTGAGGTGCAAATTGTGGGCAATCCAAAAAAAACTACCAGTAAACACCACCACTGTAGTTATAAGGGTGCCAGTCAAAAACTGTACTTTCTGACGGAGGGACTTGATTTCCTGTAGGTTTTTCTCTAGAATAACCGATGAGTCTGTGGCTAGCACTTGGGAGTTGGCATGCTGCGGCGGCTGAGGAGGAAATTCTACTAGAGAATAAAGCCAATCTGTTATTAGTTTAGGGCACTTTGGTTGTAGATACAATTTTACCCCCAACCACTGGGCAACGGGACGGGGAAAACGAGTAAGATATTTAACAGTAGGATTAATTCCCCAAAAAGGTATGTATTTGTTAATAAGATTGATGGTAGCAATATCGTATAGACAACCAACAATCGCTTTGGCTGTAACCTCTTCCCTTTTAAATAATTGTTCTAAAAGCAGGTGTATTTGTTTTAGTCTTTCCTCCTCAATGGCGATTTCCTGATTTGTCTTTTTTCTGGCCATATACTCCCCATTACTACTCTATGTTATGATACAATGTTCCAGGGGAAAATTCAATTATACTCTCAAAAAATGCAAAAAAAAGTAACAATAAATAAACTAGGTATAACCAGGTGACCTTGGTAGTTTTAGTTGCTATTCTGACCACAAGAGAGGAAAAATAGTACGTCTATCCCCTTGGAGAAAATAAAATAAAAAAGGAGAAGTATGTCTGCCACACCAGAAGAGAAATTAAAACAAGAGATTAGCAGGAGAAGAAATTTTGCCATCATCTCCCACCCAGATGCTGGGAAAACAACCCTTACAGAAAAACTACTGCTGTATGGGGGCGCAATCCAAGAAGCTGGCGCCGTAAAGGCTAGACGTGAACAAAAAAAGGTCACTTCCGACTGGATGGAGTTGGAAAGACAACGGGGGATTTCCATCACCTCCACCGTGTTACAATTTGAGTATAAACATTATTGTATTAACCTGTTAGACACTCCAGGACACCAAGACTTCAGTGAGGATACCTATCGCACCCTAGCAGCGGCAGACAATGCGGTAATGTTAATCGATGCCGCCAAGGGGTTAGAGCCTCAAACCCGTAAGCTTTTTGAAGTATGCAAGATGAGGTCTATACCTATATTTACATTTGTAAACAAGATGGATAGACCGGGAAGGGAACCCCTGGAGTTGTTGGATGAGATTGAAAAAGAATTGGGGTTGAAAACCTATCCGGTAAACTACCCCATAGGCAGTGGAGACACCTTTAGAGGGGTATTTTGTCGTCTATCCCGTAATTATTATCTGTTTGAAAGAGTAGCCCATGGAAGCAAACAGGCAGAAGAGATTGTCATTGCAGAAGGGGATTTGCGGATAAAAGACTACATCGAGCCGGATTTATACTGTAAACTGCGAGAGGAGTTGGAAATACTAGATGAGGTGGGATGCCCCTTCAATCTAGAAGAGGTTCATGCCGGCAAGATGACACCAGTATTCTTCGGCAGTGCCATGACTAATTTCGGGGTGCGTCTGTTTTTGGAAACCTTTTTGGACTATGCCTTGCCCCCTACCCCCCGCAAGTGTAACATGGGACAATTAGAGCCCACCCATCCCTATTTTTCCGGTTTTGTATTTAAACTACAGGCTAACATGGATCCCAAACATCGGGATAGAGTGGCCTTTGTGAGGGTATGTACTGGTAAGTTTGAAAAAGATATGACAGTCAACCATGCCCGCCTGGGAAGGACAATACGACTGTCACATCCCCAGAAGCTATTTGGCCAAGAAAGGAAATCCATAGAAGAGGCCTATCCCGGTGATATAATTGGCTTAAACAATCCGGGGATATTTGCCATAGGGGACACCATCTACTTAGGACAGAAGATAGAATATGAGGGGATACCCTCCTTTTCTCCGGAATTGTTTGCCTACATAAAAAACCCTAACCCCTCCAAATTCAAACAATTC from Geminocystis sp. M7585_C2015_104 carries:
- the prfC gene encoding peptide chain release factor 3 → MSATPEEKLKQEISRRRNFAIISHPDAGKTTLTEKLLLYGGAIQEAGAVKARREQKKVTSDWMELERQRGISITSTVLQFEYKHYCINLLDTPGHQDFSEDTYRTLAAADNAVMLIDAAKGLEPQTRKLFEVCKMRSIPIFTFVNKMDRPGREPLELLDEIEKELGLKTYPVNYPIGSGDTFRGVFCRLSRNYYLFERVAHGSKQAEEIVIAEGDLRIKDYIEPDLYCKLREELEILDEVGCPFNLEEVHAGKMTPVFFGSAMTNFGVRLFLETFLDYALPPTPRKCNMGQLEPTHPYFSGFVFKLQANMDPKHRDRVAFVRVCTGKFEKDMTVNHARLGRTIRLSHPQKLFGQERKSIEEAYPGDIIGLNNPGIFAIGDTIYLGQKIEYEGIPSFSPELFAYIKNPNPSKFKQFQKGIAQLQEEGAIQIMYAVDEFIRDPILAAVGQLQFEVVQYRLSSEYNVETNLEPLPFTVARWVVDGWEALKKVGRLFNTLIVKDSRNRPVILFRNTWNLNQIQEDYPDLKLSPIANP